The Streptomyces puniciscabiei genomic interval AAGACTGCACCCGTGACGTCCCGTATCCCGCGCGACTCCAGGCTCCGACTCGTCCGACCGCGACCCCTGGCCGCCGCCCCCAGAGCTGTGAACCAGCGGCGTCCGCGCCGCCTCGCACCCCGGCCGCCGGAGGGCACCCCGGCCCCCGCGGAACTGGCCGGAATGGCCCGCAAGGGGCTGGCCGGCCCGGTGCGCGTGGCTCGCTGGGCCGACGCCGCTCTCGGCCCCGGCAGCGACGGCGCCACCGCCGACGGAAAGGCCACCCTCTCCGACGCCACCGCCCGGCGCGCCGCCGCCGATCTCGGCCTGAGCGTCGCTCAGGTCCGCACCGACTGGGACACCGCCCGCCTCGCCGGACTCGTCGAGGTGCACGGCGACAGCGCGCGCCCCGGCTGGCGGCTGCGCGCCTGGGACCGCGACGACAGCGCCGTACTGCGCGGCTGGGTCGCCCTCTTCGACGCCTGGTCGCTCGCCTCCCCGGAACCCGAGGAGCACGAGCCGGCCGCCGTCGCCGAGGTCGTCTCGGCCATGCCCCAGGTGCTCTCCTTCCTCCAGCTGTCCGCCGGGCCCGTCCCGGTCGAGCAGCTCCTGGACCTGCTCCAGCAGCGGGTCACCGAACTGCGCACCGAGCGCTGTGAGGTGCCCTACGAGCCCGGCACCGCCCAGCCCGCCGAGTCCCCGAGCCCGGCCGATCTCACGGTCGCCGTGCCGGAAGACCCCGCGCCCACCGGCGACACCGCGCTCGGACCCCTCCTCGACTGGGCGCTGCGGGCCCTCGCCACGGTCGGCGCGCTGACCTACGGCGACGGCCAGGCCACGCTCACCCCGCTGGGCAGCTGGGCGGTGTGGGTCAAGCTGGAGCAGATCTGCGTGGCCGCGCAGAGCCCGGCCGGCAACATCGAGCAGTCCGCCGAGGACATGCTCCGCGGCTGCGCCCAGCTCCGCCCGAACGCCGCCCGCGCCGAATACCGCGCCTGGCTCGCCGCCCGCACCGTCGGCGACGCCGTCACCGAGCTGATCCACGCCGCGCGCGGCGAGGACGCCCTGCTGCGCGGCCTGGCCTTCGAGGCGCTGCGCGTCGTCGGCGCCCCCGCCGAGCCGGACGTGCGCGCCGTCGTCGACGAGCCCGCCCTGCGGCCGTACGCCCTGCTGTGGCTCGCCGAGCACGACGGGATCGACCCCGAGGACGCCCACGAGGTCCTCACCCGCCAGGAGGCCACCTGGCTGTGGGTGGACACCGCCGCCGCCGTCGCCGACCACGGCGAGTCGCCGATGCTGGTCCGGCATCTGGAGTCCGCGGTGCAGTCCACGGTCCCCCAGCTGCTCGACGAGGTCCGCGCCGTCGGGCACCCGCGCACCGTGCAGGTCCTGGTCGCGCTCGCCGCCGCACATCCCGACCCGGCCCTGGCCAAGGCCGTGCGCCGGGCCGCCTTCCAGGTGCACACCGGAGGATGAGCGGCGCGGGGGCCGCTCAGGCGCCGATCTCGGGGGCGTACGTCCCGAAGCTCCAGATGTTGCCCTCGGCGTCCCGGGCCATGTAGTCGCGCGAGCCGTAGTCCTGGTCCGTCGGGGGCATCAGGATCTCCACGCCGTGCTCCAGGGCCCGCTGGTGGTGGGCGTCCACGTCGTCCACGACGATGTACACCCCGGCGGGCCCGGCGTCCTTCATCGCCGTGTCGAACAGGCCGCCCCGGCCCTTGGAACCGATCATCACCGCGCCGTTGCCCTGGACCAGCTCGGCGTGCATCACCTTGCCGTCCTCCGTCTCGTACACCGACAGCTCGGTGAAGCCCAGGGCCTCCGTGAGCTGCTTGATCGCCGCCTGCGCGTCCGCGTACAGCAGCGTGGGGTAGAGACTCGGCCGTCCGCCGCCCGTGCCTGCCATGCCGATCACTCCTTCGTGCGTCGGTCCTCCGGCGTCCCGTTCAGTCTGGCAGCCGCCACTGACAACGCCTCACGCGACGAGCAGAGCCCGGCGCCCTCAGGGCAGTGGGGGACGTCACGGACCGAACGCGGGGACGCGGAAAACCGCTTGCATGCCCCCGTTAGACTTCTCCCCATGGCCATTCTCCTCGCGCATTAGACGGCGGGAACGTCCTCAGCCGCCCACCCGTCAATTTCCTGTACGCCCTGGAGTCTGTCCGTGATCTCCGCCTCCGGTATCGAGCTGCGCGCCGGTGCGCGCGTCCTCATCGAGAACGCCACCTTCCGTGTCGCCAAGGGCGACCGCATCGGCCTCGTCGGCCGCAACGGCGCCGGAAAGACCACCCTCACCAAGTGCCTGGCCGGCGAGGGCATCCCGGCCGCCGGGCAGATCACCCGCTCCGGCGAGGTCGGCTACCTCCCGCAGGACCCCCGCACCGGCGACCTCGACGTCCTCGCCCGCGACCGCATCCTCTCCGCGCGCGGCCTCGACGTACTGATCCGCAAGATGCGCGAGAACGAGCAGCGCATCGCGAACGGCAAGGGCGCCACCCGCGATAAGGCGATGAAGCAGTACGAGCGCCAGGAGACCGAGTTCCTCACCAAGGGCGGGTACGCCGCCGAGGCCGAGGCCGCCACCATCGCCGCCGCGCTGAACCTGCCCGACCGCGTCCTCGGGCAGCCGCTGCACACCCTCTCCGGCGGTCAGCGCCGCCGTATCGAGCTGGCCCGCATCC includes:
- a CDS encoding VOC family protein, which produces MAGTGGGRPSLYPTLLYADAQAAIKQLTEALGFTELSVYETEDGKVMHAELVQGNGAVMIGSKGRGGLFDTAMKDAGPAGVYIVVDDVDAHHQRALEHGVEILMPPTDQDYGSRDYMARDAEGNIWSFGTYAPEIGA